The Chryseobacterium sp. LJ668 genome segment ATTTCATCATCCGGCAAAGTTCCGTGTGAGTGACCGTAAAGTTGCCATGTGCCTCGATGAGATCCGTTCCAGGTGCGCATGGCGTAGTGCAAAAGAATTATTTTTTGTTTGCCATTAGTATTCTCCGGCTCATCAATCCGTAATTCATGATAATCTCTTATGGATTCAAATCTTTTAGGATAGGTCAGTGTCGCACCTTCATGATTACCTTTTATCAAGTGGATTTTACCCTGTAACCGATCTAAAACCTCTTTCGTAAAATCCGGTTTTCCTAAACTCACATCACCGAGATGATACACGATGTCGTCTTTTCCTATTTTGTCATTCCACCTTTTGATGAGT includes the following:
- a CDS encoding metallophosphoesterase family protein, coding for MKTNIFFTADHHFGHANIIKFSGRPFESLEEMNEELIKRWNDKIGKDDIVYHLGDVSLGKPDFTKEVLDRLQGKIHLIKGNHEGATLTYPKRFESIRDYHELRIDEPENTNGKQKIILLHYAMRTWNGSHRGTWQLYGHSHGTLPDDEMSLSLDVGVDCHNFYPVSYEEVKELMKKKKWTPPFAARN